From the genome of Spirosomataceae bacterium TFI 002, one region includes:
- a CDS encoding putative ABC transport system permease protein, giving the protein MNKSNTNFSWLLRMAWRDGKASGKRLLLFMASIIMGIAAVVSIQSFSKNLEDNIGLQSKALMGADYLIDTPQVPTEAVQSILDSLGGPDGTEVSFASMAAFPGSGNNKLVQVRGIGGAFPLYGFFETIPVEAAQNYKTQNGALVDATLMLQFRLSTGDSVKIGNTVFPIIGSLKAAPGSNAFATTMAPPVILPYASIESTGLLQLGSRIKYNYYFKAAPEMDIDALDKAIDPKLDDENADFDSHHSVSERLGSRYDNFAKFLNLVAFIALLLGCVGIASSVHIYIKEKLRAVAVLKCLGATRRQSFLIYLIQIAGLGFIGGLIGTMLGLGLQALFPLFIQDLLPFDVEISFKFLPAIMGLLLGVFMSVLFALLPLLSTWFVSPLQVLRVTEDSDSAGRKTSILVILLIMAFIFIFSLWFLESWKYALGFVGAILVTFSILAAISYGFMFMIKKYFPHSWGFTARQSLLNLFRPNNQTMVLILAIGIGSFLISTLYFTKDILLSKASLEDNANNPNIILLDIQTNQKEGVSEAIEDKGLTIIDNIPIITMRVHSINGIMANTIRQDTLDTRNKWIVNHEFRTTYRDSLIASESLAEGEWPVAHNAGEIIPVSLSDNLAKDAQVKVGDTLVFNVQGVLMETKVASLRTVDWQRIQLNFSVVFPAGVLEKAPQFSVITTNAQDENISASLQQSLVSEYPNVSILDLRQLLTTVQGILDKISWVINFMAFFSILTGIIVLIGSVRTSKYQRIKESVLLRTLGAKSSQILKITALEYLYLGVLGTGIGIFLSLVASQLLASFVFDTAFIPSWVPFLVLLPGITIIVLLIGLSNSRSVLNSPPLEVLRKEAG; this is encoded by the coding sequence ATGAATAAGTCTAACACAAATTTCAGCTGGCTGCTAAGAATGGCTTGGCGAGATGGTAAAGCCAGTGGTAAGCGATTGCTGCTTTTCATGGCATCCATTATCATGGGTATAGCTGCCGTGGTTTCCATACAGTCTTTCAGTAAAAACTTGGAAGATAACATTGGTTTGCAATCAAAAGCACTCATGGGTGCAGATTACCTGATTGACACCCCACAGGTTCCAACAGAAGCCGTTCAATCTATATTAGATTCATTAGGCGGACCAGATGGAACAGAAGTCAGTTTCGCTTCAATGGCAGCATTTCCAGGTTCGGGAAACAACAAGCTTGTACAAGTAAGAGGTATTGGAGGTGCATTCCCACTTTATGGCTTCTTTGAGACGATTCCAGTGGAAGCGGCTCAAAACTATAAGACACAAAATGGTGCTTTAGTAGATGCTACCCTCATGCTTCAGTTTAGGCTGAGTACTGGCGATAGTGTCAAAATAGGAAATACTGTTTTCCCAATTATAGGATCTTTAAAAGCAGCTCCTGGGAGCAATGCCTTTGCTACTACCATGGCACCGCCAGTTATTTTACCCTATGCATCTATTGAAAGCACTGGGCTTTTGCAGCTAGGAAGTAGGATAAAGTATAACTACTATTTCAAGGCAGCACCAGAAATGGACATTGATGCATTGGACAAAGCGATTGATCCAAAACTGGATGACGAAAATGCCGACTTTGACTCCCATCATTCAGTAAGTGAAAGGTTGGGTTCTCGATACGACAATTTCGCTAAGTTTCTCAACTTGGTGGCTTTCATTGCTTTGTTATTAGGCTGTGTGGGTATAGCCAGCTCGGTACATATTTACATCAAAGAAAAACTAAGAGCAGTGGCGGTTCTAAAGTGCTTGGGAGCAACAAGAAGACAGAGTTTTCTTATCTATTTGATTCAAATAGCAGGTTTAGGTTTCATTGGCGGTCTTATTGGAACCATGCTAGGCTTGGGTTTACAAGCTCTATTTCCACTGTTTATTCAGGACCTCTTGCCTTTCGATGTGGAAATTTCCTTTAAGTTCCTTCCCGCTATCATGGGCCTACTTTTGGGGGTATTCATGTCTGTACTTTTTGCCTTGCTTCCATTGTTAAGTACTTGGTTTGTATCACCACTGCAAGTTTTACGAGTAACAGAAGACTCCGATTCTGCCGGAAGGAAAACGAGCATTTTGGTTATTTTACTCATCATGGCATTCATTTTCATTTTCTCCTTATGGTTTTTAGAAAGCTGGAAATATGCACTTGGTTTTGTTGGGGCTATTTTAGTTACATTCTCCATTTTGGCAGCTATTTCTTACGGCTTTATGTTCATGATCAAAAAGTACTTTCCACACTCTTGGGGTTTTACGGCTCGTCAAAGTTTGCTGAATCTTTTTAGGCCAAATAATCAGACAATGGTTTTGATATTGGCCATTGGTATTGGTAGCTTTTTGATCAGTACTTTGTATTTCACTAAAGACATTTTATTGTCCAAAGCGAGCTTAGAAGACAATGCAAACAACCCGAACATTATCCTTTTAGATATTCAAACCAATCAGAAGGAAGGAGTAAGTGAAGCAATTGAGGATAAAGGACTTACAATTATAGACAACATCCCTATCATCACCATGCGGGTACATAGCATTAACGGTATAATGGCAAATACCATTCGTCAAGACACGTTAGATACCAGAAATAAATGGATTGTAAATCATGAGTTTAGAACGACTTACCGAGACTCTTTGATAGCTTCTGAATCACTCGCAGAAGGAGAATGGCCCGTAGCTCATAATGCTGGTGAAATCATCCCTGTTTCCTTGTCTGATAACCTAGCTAAAGATGCTCAAGTAAAAGTAGGTGACACACTCGTTTTCAATGTGCAAGGTGTACTAATGGAAACTAAAGTTGCCAGCCTGAGAACAGTAGATTGGCAACGAATACAGCTCAACTTTTCAGTGGTATTCCCTGCAGGAGTTTTGGAAAAAGCACCGCAATTCTCTGTGATAACTACTAACGCTCAGGACGAAAATATTTCAGCTAGCTTGCAACAAAGCTTGGTTTCAGAATATCCAAATGTCTCCATATTAGACCTCAGACAGTTGCTTACTACTGTTCAAGGGATTTTGGACAAAATATCTTGGGTGATCAACTTCATGGCATTCTTTAGTATCCTTACAGGAATCATTGTGCTCATAGGCTCTGTGAGAACTAGCAAATACCAGCGTATAAAAGAAAGTGTGTTACTGAGAACTTTGGGAGCAAAAAGTAGCCAAATCCTTAAAATAACTGCTTTAGAATATTTGTATTTAGGAGTACTGGGTACTGGAATCGGGATCTTTTTATCACTCGTAGCGAGTCAATTATTGGCCAGTTTTGTCTTCGATACTGCCTTTATTCCTTCTTGGGTGCCATTTTTAGTCCTCTTACCAGGAATAACAATTATCGTATTACTCATTGGGCTTAGTAATAGCCGTAGTGTTTTGAATAGTCCTCCACTGGAAGTTTTACGGAAAGAAGCGGGATGA
- a CDS encoding putative ABC transport system ATP-binding protein: MTKILNVSQLAKTYSSGSKELTVLSDISFDVPAGATFSIVGPSGSGKTTLLGLCAGLDKANKGSVTLCGVDLETLDEDQRALLRNKEVGFIFQDFQLLPTLTALENVAVPLELQGNKDAISRAKELLTKVGLGDRINHYPSQLSGGEQQRVALARAFSTNPSILFADEPTGNLDEETGEKVIQLLFELNKEAGTTLVIVTHDLDLAKRTQQILRLKGGKILSNEMTNQA, translated from the coding sequence ATGACAAAAATATTAAACGTAAGCCAACTGGCAAAAACCTATAGCAGCGGCTCAAAAGAACTAACAGTATTAAGCGACATTTCGTTTGATGTTCCTGCAGGTGCTACATTTTCAATAGTAGGCCCATCGGGTAGTGGTAAAACCACACTTCTAGGTTTGTGTGCAGGGCTAGACAAAGCAAATAAGGGGTCTGTAACCCTTTGTGGCGTAGATTTAGAAACCCTAGACGAAGACCAAAGAGCACTTTTACGTAACAAAGAAGTGGGTTTTATTTTCCAAGATTTTCAATTATTGCCTACGCTTACGGCTCTAGAAAATGTCGCTGTGCCATTAGAACTACAAGGAAACAAAGATGCTATTAGCCGTGCAAAAGAGTTATTGACAAAGGTTGGACTAGGAGATAGAATCAACCATTACCCTTCTCAATTATCGGGAGGAGAACAGCAGCGTGTGGCCTTAGCGAGAGCTTTTTCTACCAATCCTTCCATATTATTTGCCGACGAACCAACTGGAAATTTAGATGAAGAAACTGGCGAAAAAGTCATTCAACTGCTTTTTGAATTAAACAAAGAAGCAGGAACCACTTTGGTGATAGTTACGCATGATTTGGACTTGGCCAAAAGAACACAGCAAATCCTACGCTTGAAAGGTGGTAAAATATTGTCGAACGAAATGACCAATCAAGCCTAA
- a CDS encoding acyl-CoA thioesterase-1: MNKLLYSFLVLLMFACNSETKDNSEKQTAQVENTSKQENNSKTILFFGNSLTAGYGVGVEEAFPAKIQYIIDSLTLDYKVVNAGLSGETTSGGLSRLDWVLNQKVDVFVLELGANDGLRGIELSQTKQNLQAIIDMVWEKNPDCKIILAGMQIPPNMGQAYTTEFKNIWTDLSQKNEVKLIPFLLDGVGGIPTLNQADGIHPTIEGHKILADNVWKVLEGVI, translated from the coding sequence ATGAATAAGCTTTTGTATAGTTTTCTTGTTTTATTAATGTTCGCTTGTAACTCGGAAACGAAGGACAATAGTGAAAAACAAACTGCACAGGTTGAAAACACCTCGAAACAAGAGAATAATTCCAAAACTATCCTGTTTTTTGGAAACAGCCTTACCGCAGGGTATGGGGTAGGTGTAGAAGAGGCTTTTCCTGCCAAAATCCAATACATCATAGATTCTTTGACTTTGGATTATAAAGTGGTAAATGCAGGTTTAAGTGGAGAAACTACTTCTGGAGGATTGAGCAGACTAGACTGGGTGCTTAATCAAAAGGTGGATGTATTTGTGCTAGAACTAGGGGCAAATGATGGGCTTAGAGGTATAGAGTTAAGCCAAACAAAGCAAAATCTGCAAGCGATTATTGATATGGTTTGGGAGAAAAACCCAGACTGTAAGATCATATTGGCAGGCATGCAAATTCCACCAAATATGGGTCAAGCATACACTACAGAATTCAAAAATATTTGGACTGACTTAAGCCAAAAAAACGAAGTGAAGCTTATCCCTTTTTTATTAGATGGAGTTGGTGGAATCCCAACACTTAATCAAGCAGATGGCATTCACCCGACTATAGAAGGGCATAAGATTTTAGCTGATAATGTGTGGAAGGTATTGGAAGGGGTGATATAA
- a CDS encoding cAMP-binding domain of CRP or a regulatory subunit of cAMP-dependent protein kinases, translated as MHDLLFDFIAKYITLDKAEKEAILALDVFRAVKKGTILLKEGQKSKESYFVLKGCIRTYYIIDGEEKTTAFYTEMEGITPHCVASKEPSKYYVAAAEDCIISQSNTDTDDDILEKFPKFGTMCRLVSEELIMKQQINFDEFKTSSPEQRYLNLLEKRPDLIQRVPQHQLASYLGVKPQSLSRLRARILQKEKG; from the coding sequence ATGCACGATTTACTTTTTGACTTTATTGCAAAATACATCACGCTTGATAAAGCTGAGAAAGAAGCCATTCTTGCCTTAGATGTTTTCAGGGCAGTGAAAAAAGGCACTATTTTATTGAAAGAAGGGCAAAAATCAAAAGAAAGCTATTTCGTTTTGAAGGGCTGTATAAGAACCTATTACATCATTGATGGAGAAGAAAAAACAACCGCATTCTACACCGAAATGGAAGGAATCACTCCTCATTGCGTTGCAAGCAAGGAGCCATCTAAGTATTATGTAGCTGCGGCAGAAGACTGCATTATCTCCCAGTCAAATACTGATACGGATGACGATATTCTTGAGAAGTTTCCCAAGTTTGGCACCATGTGCAGATTGGTATCTGAGGAGCTCATCATGAAACAGCAAATCAATTTTGATGAGTTTAAAACCTCTTCTCCTGAACAGCGATACTTAAATTTATTGGAGAAAAGACCTGATCTCATTCAGCGAGTACCACAACACCAGTTAGCGAGCTACCTAGGCGTAAAGCCACAATCATTGAGCAGGCTCAGGGCAAGAATTTTACAAAAAGAAAAGGGCTAG
- a CDS encoding AraC-type DNA-binding protein, with protein sequence MEINSVKTVKIPLLDGIELKSATFIDKSFPLHFHQNWSLAYIEKGSENISFVSSSFLLNKSALILIPPHSLHKNWGNKHSSWTYKALYLSNDVIKDVAHKLQLDYNFVCSFPYFVSYDEGTFEPTENCIFNNLEKLFTGAILQENEHNKTIKKQAYVDDLLHHLHTNYNATITLDSLEKQFKVNKFKLLKVFKKRIGLSPLEYQTAIRIENSKQLFYEDISLTEIALESGYYDQSHFTHSFKKYVGVTPGAYKQNSNILQDY encoded by the coding sequence ATGGAAATAAACTCAGTAAAAACCGTAAAAATCCCACTACTCGATGGCATTGAACTAAAATCTGCCACATTTATAGATAAGTCGTTTCCACTTCATTTTCATCAAAACTGGAGCCTGGCGTACATCGAAAAAGGAAGTGAAAACATCTCATTCGTGTCTTCTAGCTTTCTTTTGAATAAAAGTGCCTTGATCTTGATACCTCCACATTCACTACACAAAAACTGGGGAAACAAACATAGCTCTTGGACTTATAAAGCACTTTACCTCAGCAACGATGTAATCAAAGACGTAGCTCATAAGCTTCAATTGGATTACAACTTCGTATGTAGTTTCCCTTACTTTGTTTCGTATGATGAAGGGACTTTTGAACCTACTGAAAATTGTATTTTCAACAATCTTGAAAAGTTATTTACGGGAGCAATTTTACAAGAAAACGAGCATAACAAAACAATAAAAAAGCAAGCATATGTAGATGACCTCCTCCACCATTTACACACAAACTACAATGCCACCATCACGCTAGATAGCCTTGAAAAGCAGTTTAAGGTGAATAAGTTCAAGCTACTGAAAGTATTCAAAAAGAGAATTGGTCTCAGCCCTTTGGAGTACCAAACAGCCATTAGAATTGAAAACTCGAAACAGCTCTTTTATGAAGACATTTCATTAACCGAAATCGCCCTAGAATCAGGCTATTACGACCAAAGTCATTTTACACATTCGTTCAAAAAGTACGTTGGAGTCACCCCAGGAGCCTACAAGCAAAACAGCAATATCTTACAAGATTACTAA
- a CDS encoding PKHD-type hydroxylase, which translates to MSINYSFGLPLKHNFAEYVYYQGLFLPHEIDRILGFWDDEKTIKATLAGDETYNDELRKSSVMFIDNSKENEWIYSKLASLAINCNNERYWFDLLGFHQELQLTRYSKGDFFDWHLDFGAGEISARKLSMTIQLSDPADYEGGDLQFMINQKIINAPREKGTIIIFPSFIMHKVTPIIKGTRQSIVGWVSGPPFR; encoded by the coding sequence ATGTCAATCAACTATTCTTTTGGTCTCCCACTAAAGCACAATTTTGCAGAGTACGTATATTATCAAGGGTTATTTCTGCCGCATGAAATAGACAGAATCCTAGGTTTTTGGGATGATGAAAAAACCATTAAAGCAACACTTGCCGGTGACGAAACCTACAATGATGAGCTCAGGAAAAGCTCTGTCATGTTTATAGACAACAGCAAAGAAAACGAATGGATTTACAGCAAGCTTGCAAGCCTTGCCATCAATTGTAACAACGAAAGATATTGGTTCGACCTTCTCGGTTTTCACCAAGAATTGCAGCTCACAAGATACTCCAAAGGCGATTTCTTTGACTGGCACTTGGATTTTGGTGCAGGAGAAATCTCTGCTCGTAAGCTTAGCATGACCATTCAGTTATCGGATCCTGCGGATTATGAAGGAGGAGATTTACAATTTATGATCAATCAAAAAATAATAAATGCTCCACGCGAAAAAGGTACCATCATTATTTTCCCTTCATTTATCATGCACAAGGTTACTCCCATCATCAAAGGCACACGCCAATCTATCGTAGGTTGGGTTTCTGGACCTCCTTTTAGATGA
- a CDS encoding His Kinase A (phospho-acceptor) domain-containing protein — MVNNDSSKVTGDLKSQKEKSAAQLIKAKKELVFEHEEKEKRAAELIVANEELLFQNEEKEKRASELVIANKELVFQNIEKEKRASELVIANKELAFQNEEKEKRASELVIANKELQFQNEEKEKRASELAIANKELQFQNEEKEKRASELIIANAELAFQNEEKEKRASELIIANEELAYQNIEKEKRAAELMIANKELESFTYISSHDLQEPLRKIQLFANRLSADESHNLSEKGNGYVLRMNDAASRMQALITDLLAYSRTTTSERVFVTTNLNTIIDSVISDFREIIAEQNATINVVSDTVADIIPFQFRQLMYNIIGNALKFSKPDIAPHIIIKSAIINGSDIGSQQILSSAKYCHITISDNGIGFEPQYKDRIFELFKRLHDKETISGTGIGLTIVKKIVENHNGIITAHSDLNKGATFDIYIPSS, encoded by the coding sequence ATGGTAAATAATGATTCATCTAAGGTTACAGGAGATTTAAAATCTCAAAAAGAAAAGTCAGCAGCTCAATTAATCAAAGCAAAAAAAGAACTCGTTTTTGAACATGAAGAAAAGGAGAAACGTGCCGCAGAATTAATCGTAGCAAACGAAGAATTGCTATTTCAAAACGAAGAAAAAGAGAAAAGGGCGTCGGAATTAGTGATTGCCAACAAAGAGCTGGTTTTTCAAAACATAGAAAAAGAAAAGAGAGCATCAGAATTGGTTATTGCAAACAAAGAACTTGCTTTTCAGAATGAAGAAAAAGAGAAAAGGGCATCGGAGTTAGTAATTGCAAACAAGGAACTGCAATTTCAAAACGAAGAAAAAGAGAAAAGAGCATCGGAGTTAGCGATTGCAAACAAGGAACTGCAATTTCAAAACGAAGAAAAAGAGAAAAGGGCCTCTGAGTTAATCATAGCCAACGCAGAACTTGCTTTCCAAAACGAAGAAAAGGAGAAAAGAGCGTCCGAGTTAATTATAGCGAATGAGGAACTGGCTTATCAAAACATAGAAAAGGAGAAACGTGCCGCCGAATTAATGATTGCCAACAAAGAACTGGAATCATTTACCTATATCTCTAGCCATGATTTGCAGGAACCCCTGCGTAAAATTCAACTTTTCGCAAATCGCCTCTCTGCCGATGAGTCGCACAATTTGTCGGAAAAAGGTAATGGATATGTGCTTAGGATGAATGACGCAGCAAGCAGAATGCAAGCCCTTATTACTGATTTACTTGCTTATTCGCGTACTACAACTTCTGAGCGAGTTTTTGTAACGACCAATCTTAACACCATTATAGACTCCGTTATAAGTGACTTTAGGGAAATAATAGCCGAGCAAAATGCTACTATTAATGTGGTCAGCGATACGGTAGCTGATATCATTCCTTTTCAGTTTCGGCAGCTTATGTATAATATCATTGGAAACGCCCTAAAATTCTCTAAACCTGATATTGCACCCCACATTATTATTAAAAGTGCCATCATTAATGGTTCAGATATAGGGAGTCAACAAATCCTGTCCTCCGCGAAATATTGTCATATTACCATCAGCGATAATGGCATTGGTTTTGAGCCACAATATAAAGACCGCATCTTTGAACTTTTCAAACGCCTGCACGATAAAGAAACAATATCTGGAACTGGAATTGGGCTTACGATAGTGAAAAAAATCGTTGAGAATCACAACGGAATTATTACTGCACACAGTGATTTGAACAAGGGAGCCACATTTGATATATATATTCCTTCGTCCTAA
- a CDS encoding CheY chemotaxis protein or a CheY-like REC (receiver) domain, which yields MKSIFLAEDDPDDREFFKEALEQLNFDTELTFSNNGVELMSCLEVLVRHPPPHVIFLDLNMPMKNGFQCLEEIRNTPKLRDIPVVIFSTTGDIDSVDKTYNQGANYYICKPNSFQLLVKAIEKVLSLDLIQAPRAVKENYILSIA from the coding sequence ATGAAAAGTATTTTTCTCGCAGAAGATGATCCTGACGATCGAGAATTTTTCAAAGAAGCTCTTGAGCAATTAAACTTCGACACTGAACTTACATTTTCCAACAATGGCGTGGAGTTAATGAGCTGCCTTGAAGTCTTAGTTCGGCATCCTCCTCCGCATGTCATTTTTCTTGACCTTAATATGCCTATGAAAAATGGTTTTCAATGTTTGGAAGAAATAAGAAACACACCCAAGCTAAGAGACATCCCAGTAGTGATATTTTCTACCACTGGAGATATAGATTCCGTAGATAAAACGTACAATCAAGGAGCCAATTACTACATTTGTAAGCCAAACTCATTTCAGCTTTTGGTAAAAGCAATAGAAAAAGTACTATCACTCGATCTGATTCAGGCCCCTAGAGCAGTCAAAGAAAATTACATTTTATCAATTGCTTGA
- a CDS encoding Protein N-acetyltransferase, RimJ/RimL family, with protein sequence MNPPKRLVYLKPSKEDFDRFYEIHSDPETNLFNPNGAMNEAKAEQSYATLLDHWDKYSFGTWCISEKANPAYVIGFGGLDHRPYGTELKLNLGYRFDKKFWGKGYATELANHVIDHGFSELGKKEIFAIVRPNHLASIKVLEKCNMKLIDELNDVPNKKNSLIYQIHKAAYIIEKQ encoded by the coding sequence ATGAATCCACCAAAAAGACTTGTCTACCTTAAACCCTCCAAAGAGGATTTTGATAGGTTTTATGAAATTCATTCTGATCCAGAGACTAATTTATTCAATCCAAATGGAGCGATGAATGAAGCTAAGGCAGAGCAATCTTATGCCACATTGCTTGATCATTGGGACAAGTACAGCTTTGGTACATGGTGCATTTCTGAAAAAGCAAATCCAGCTTATGTCATAGGTTTTGGAGGATTAGATCATCGACCATATGGAACTGAGCTCAAGCTCAATTTGGGTTATAGATTCGACAAGAAGTTTTGGGGCAAAGGATATGCTACCGAACTAGCGAATCACGTCATTGATCACGGGTTTTCAGAATTAGGCAAAAAAGAAATTTTCGCAATAGTAAGACCAAATCACCTTGCGTCTATCAAGGTTCTTGAAAAATGCAATATGAAGTTAATCGACGAATTAAACGATGTCCCCAACAAGAAAAACAGTTTGATTTATCAAATCCACAAAGCTGCTTATATAATCGAAAAACAATAA
- a CDS encoding heparan-sulfate lyase has protein sequence MKPLNKFNILTIFSLVILTTLGVFSQSFDLESQTELLIDRLDANVKSKLSDPQDLNKSAKELLDYYKKRTSVKHPINQKGEEAKITEKDLKYANDALEHIFVGQPAYPSHFCGEDIDWNSRPVPDLEWVWQLNRMYFWNSMGKIYAETKDERYAKAWCEQIVDWTIKNPRDKEHAHAWRSIEAGIRGHNWTGLFHQFIGSEHFTPEVLVALMNSSYEHAEFLMTKYTSGSNWSLMEAEGLAFIAFTFPEFENSKKWRTESIRRFSIEIDKQVYPDGHQRELAMGYHIGCIHWFYRTYELAKLNGIEDAFPSTFKNTIEKMCEIPMKLDLPDGTSAQFGDSWAGQPGQHAKLFADWAKLFNREDFRFMATNGQEGKMPAQTAYALEQSGIYSLRSGWDNNATCMVLKCGPDGGGHSQPDNGTFTLQAGGRTLMPDGGSFIYHGDPEGRSWFRQTKVHQTLTLNGENTKYAPKLLKWQPGDDLDILVVENAGNDNLTHRRSVFFVDKKYFVIVDEAIGTGTGDVDIHFQLAPGKAVFNENDLSVRSDFQDGWNILVRSNEQKGITLSEEEGQVSFIYTKKEPRPAFRYRLKKTNASENVQFVTLVAPYENEIPDIKVKLQNEKAIGSNSLKLVITENGKKIVVACQL, from the coding sequence ATGAAGCCATTGAACAAATTCAATATTCTCACTATATTTTCTTTAGTCATTTTAACAACATTGGGAGTTTTTTCTCAATCCTTCGATTTAGAATCGCAGACCGAACTCCTCATTGACCGGCTAGATGCCAATGTTAAGTCTAAGCTTTCTGACCCACAGGATTTAAATAAGAGTGCAAAAGAGTTATTAGACTACTACAAAAAAAGAACTTCAGTAAAACATCCCATCAATCAAAAGGGGGAAGAAGCCAAAATAACTGAAAAGGACCTAAAATATGCGAATGATGCACTAGAGCACATATTCGTTGGCCAACCTGCCTACCCTTCACACTTTTGTGGTGAGGACATCGACTGGAACTCTCGTCCAGTGCCGGATCTTGAATGGGTTTGGCAACTGAACCGAATGTACTTCTGGAACTCCATGGGTAAGATTTATGCCGAAACGAAAGATGAACGATACGCCAAAGCATGGTGTGAGCAAATAGTAGACTGGACAATCAAAAACCCACGTGACAAAGAGCACGCTCATGCGTGGAGATCTATTGAAGCAGGTATAAGAGGACATAATTGGACAGGGCTATTTCATCAGTTTATTGGTTCGGAGCATTTCACACCTGAAGTCCTAGTCGCACTCATGAATAGCTCTTATGAACATGCCGAGTTTTTAATGACAAAATACACCTCGGGTAGCAACTGGAGTCTTATGGAAGCTGAAGGACTCGCATTTATCGCATTTACTTTTCCAGAATTTGAGAACTCCAAAAAATGGAGAACAGAATCAATTCGAAGGTTTAGCATAGAAATTGACAAGCAAGTTTATCCAGATGGTCATCAGCGAGAACTGGCAATGGGTTATCATATCGGTTGTATTCATTGGTTTTATAGAACATATGAGCTTGCCAAACTAAACGGCATTGAGGACGCTTTTCCTTCCACTTTTAAAAATACGATAGAGAAAATGTGTGAAATCCCAATGAAACTCGACCTTCCAGATGGTACTAGTGCACAATTTGGAGATTCATGGGCTGGTCAACCAGGGCAACATGCCAAACTTTTTGCAGACTGGGCAAAGCTCTTTAACCGAGAAGACTTCCGCTTCATGGCAACTAATGGTCAAGAGGGAAAAATGCCAGCTCAAACCGCCTATGCCCTTGAACAAAGTGGAATCTATTCCCTTAGGAGCGGATGGGATAACAATGCGACATGTATGGTGCTTAAATGTGGTCCAGATGGAGGCGGACATAGTCAACCAGACAATGGAACATTTACGCTACAAGCAGGTGGAAGAACCTTAATGCCAGATGGTGGGAGTTTCATTTATCATGGCGATCCTGAAGGGCGGAGTTGGTTCAGACAGACTAAAGTGCATCAAACCTTAACGCTTAATGGTGAAAACACTAAATATGCTCCAAAGCTGCTGAAATGGCAACCAGGAGATGACTTGGATATACTAGTGGTAGAAAATGCTGGCAATGATAATCTCACCCATCGCAGATCCGTGTTTTTTGTAGATAAAAAGTATTTTGTTATTGTAGATGAAGCCATTGGAACAGGCACAGGAGACGTCGATATTCATTTTCAATTGGCTCCAGGCAAGGCTGTATTCAATGAAAATGACCTTTCGGTTCGATCAGATTTTCAAGATGGTTGGAATATCCTCGTAAGAAGTAATGAACAAAAAGGAATTACCCTAAGTGAAGAAGAAGGCCAAGTTTCGTTTATATACACAAAGAAAGAACCTCGTCCCGCTTTTCGATACAGACTTAAGAAAACTAATGCGAGCGAAAATGTTCAATTTGTAACCCTTGTAGCTCCTTACGAAAACGAAATTCCTGACATCAAAGTCAAACTTCAAAATGAAAAAGCCATTGGCTCAAATAGCCTGAAGTTAGTTATTACAGAAAATGGTAAGAAAATAGTAGTAGCTTGCCAGTTGTGA